The proteins below come from a single Vidua chalybeata isolate OUT-0048 chromosome 1, bVidCha1 merged haplotype, whole genome shotgun sequence genomic window:
- the TSPAN13 gene encoding tetraspanin-13, translated as MACGGFACSKNCLCALNLLYTLVSLLLIGIAAWGIGFGLISSFRVVGVVIAVGVFLFFIALVGLIGAVKHHQVLLFFYMIILLLVFIVQFSVSCACLALNEEQQSELLEVGWSNTNSARTDIERNLNCCGFRVFYPNETCAADCLRTLHCRPCAPIMEEYSGMVLRFVGGIGLFFSFTEILGVWLTYRYRNQKDPRANPSAFI; from the exons cTGGTGAGCCTGCTGCTGATTGGAATTGCAGCATGGGGAATTGGCTTCGGCCTCATCTCTAGTTTCCGAGTTGTTGGAGTGGTGATTGCAGTAGGAGTCTTCCTCTTCTTTATTGCCTTAGTTGGATTGATTGGTGCAGTGAAACATCATCAAGTATTGCTATTCTTT TACATGATTATTCTTCTGCTAGTCTTTATTGTCCAGTTTTCTGTCTCCTGTGCCTGTTTGGCACTAAATGAGGAACAGCAG AGTGAACTTCTAGAGGTGGGATGGAGTAACACCAACAGCGCAAGAACAGATATTGAGAGAAATCTGAATTGTTGTGGATTCAGAGTTTTTTATCCGAATGAAACCTGCGCCGCT GATTGTCTTAGAACTCTCCACTGTAGACCATGTGCACCGATAATGGAAGAATATTCTGGAATGGTGCTGAGATTTGTTGGTGGGATAGGACTCTTCTTCAGTTTCACAGAG attctgGGAGTCTGGCTGACTTACAGATACAGGAACCAAAAGGATCCCCGTGCAAACCCTAGTGCATTTATTTGA
- the AGR2 gene encoding anterior gradient protein 2 homolog, with protein sequence MEKSYVSIFLLLIVISCALAKDAGKKDSKDTAAKPKLPQTLSRGWGDQLIWTQTYEEALFRAKHSQKPLMIIHHLEDCPHSQALKKVFAEHKDIQNLAEKFILLNLVYETTDKNLAPDGQYVPRVLFIDPSLTVRADITGRYSNRLYAYEPSDISLLYSNMQKALKLLKTEL encoded by the exons ATGGAGAAGAGTTACGTGTCCATATTCTTGCTGCTCATTGTCATCTCCTGTGCTCTGGCAAAGGATGCAGGCAAGAAGGATTCAAAGGACACTGCTGCTAAGCCAAAACTGCCTCAGACACTCTCCAGAG GCTGGGGAGACCAGCTCATCTGGACGCAGACCTACGAGGAGGCGCTTTTCCGGGCCAAGCACAG CCAGAAACCCCTGATGATTATCCACCACTTGGAAGACTGCCCACACAGCCAAG CCCTCAAGAAGGTCTTTGCTGAACACAAAGATATACAGAACCTGGCTGAAAAATTCATTCTCCTGAACCTTGTG TATGAAACCACAGACAAGAACCTTGCACCTGATGGCCAGTATGTCCCTCGGGTTTTGTTCATAG atcCTTCCCTGACTGTGAGAGCAGATATTACTGGAAGATACTCAAACCGTCTCTATGCATATGAGCCCTCTGACATTTCGTTGT TGTATTCAAATATGCAGAAAGCGCTGAAGCTCCTGAAGACTGAACTgtaa